The following coding sequences lie in one Mucilaginibacter sp. KACC 22773 genomic window:
- a CDS encoding NUDIX hydrolase, giving the protein MEFSEIEIITHPDRYLHHIQVDNVIFGYHDKELKVLLQQTIATSKWTITGGYVGRDESIEEAAARISASRTGLKNLFLQQFHCFGNPDRATDAEKNPENLRKLSGIEVPKDLWIFDRFVSVGFYTLTEFSTVEIKKWSLDAACQWWPVSDLPPLMFDHKLVISEALRTLRMHIAFYPIGYELLPEKFTLPEIHALYQTILGRSLDERNFQRKLLASGIVLKLKETRPIGPHRAPYLYKFDQEKYNEGLQRGIVLAF; this is encoded by the coding sequence ATGGAATTTTCTGAAATAGAAATCATCACGCATCCGGACAGGTACCTGCACCATATACAAGTCGACAATGTTATTTTTGGATATCATGATAAAGAGCTGAAAGTACTATTGCAGCAGACCATTGCGACCAGTAAATGGACAATTACAGGTGGCTATGTCGGCCGGGATGAGTCCATCGAAGAGGCCGCCGCCCGCATTTCGGCATCAAGGACCGGATTAAAAAATCTTTTCCTGCAACAGTTTCACTGTTTTGGTAACCCGGATCGTGCAACAGACGCTGAAAAGAATCCGGAAAATCTTCGCAAACTGTCTGGAATTGAAGTTCCTAAAGACCTTTGGATTTTTGACAGATTTGTATCTGTTGGTTTCTATACGTTGACAGAATTCTCGACGGTTGAAATAAAGAAATGGTCTCTTGATGCAGCATGCCAGTGGTGGCCGGTGAGTGACCTTCCCCCGTTAATGTTTGATCATAAGCTTGTTATTTCTGAAGCTTTACGGACCCTTCGAATGCATATTGCGTTTTATCCTATTGGTTATGAGTTGCTCCCTGAAAAATTTACATTACCCGAAATTCATGCTTTATATCAAACGATACTTGGGAGATCTCTTGATGAAAGAAATTTTCAAAGAAAGTTACTTGCATCAGGCATTGTTTTGAAACTGAAAGAAACAAGGCCAATCGGCCCGCACCGGGCTCCATACCTTTATAAGTTCGACCAGGAAAAATACAATGAAGGCTTACAAAGGGGCATTGTTTTAGCTTTTTAG
- a CDS encoding DUF2147 domain-containing protein encodes MKKIGILLLCFVAATKTFAQTPEADKILGLWLSEDKTGKIDIYKANGKYFGKLIWGKTMYEPDGTTSRKDVKNKDEKLRSRNLRDLMMLYDFTYHDNAWDGGQIYDPYSGKTYSCTLKLKEEKLYIRGYIGVSLFGRTSVWERVK; translated from the coding sequence ATGAAAAAGATAGGAATATTGTTGCTGTGCTTTGTTGCAGCAACAAAGACTTTTGCACAAACTCCGGAAGCCGATAAGATTTTAGGCTTATGGTTGAGTGAAGATAAAACTGGTAAAATTGATATTTATAAAGCAAACGGCAAGTATTTCGGCAAACTGATCTGGGGCAAAACGATGTACGAACCGGATGGAACAACTTCCCGGAAAGACGTTAAAAACAAAGATGAAAAATTAAGGTCACGTAACCTCAGGGACCTGATGATGCTTTACGATTTTACATATCATGATAATGCCTGGGACGGTGGGCAGATTTATGATCCCTATAGCGGCAAAACATACAGTTGTACCTTAAAACTGAAGGAAGAAAAGCTATATATCAGGGGATATATTGGGGTATCCCTATTTGGCAGGACAAGTGTTTGGGAAAGGGTAAAGTAA
- a CDS encoding NADP-dependent oxidoreductase: MKAFIIDKYKSKDGGRIGQIPVPEPKADEVLIEVHATAINLLDSKIRSGEFKLILPYKTPFVLGHDVAGVVTKVGARVQQFKVGDEVYARPADHRIGTFADFIAVKEADVALKPKKLSMEEAASIPLVGLTAWQALIEKGKLKKGQKVFIQAGSGGVGTFAIQLAKYLGAAVATTTSAANMELVKSLGADVVIDYKKDDFEKVLHGYDLVLNSQDGKTLEKSLRVLKPGGKLISISGPPDPDFAKETGAPWFVKLIIRLLSFGVRKKAKRLNVGFSFLFMKANGDQLTKITSLINSGTIIPVIDKVFPFESIKEAINYVESGRAKGKVVVKIK, from the coding sequence ATGAAAGCTTTCATTATAGATAAATATAAAAGCAAGGACGGCGGACGCATCGGGCAAATACCTGTTCCTGAACCGAAGGCGGATGAGGTATTAATAGAAGTACACGCCACCGCTATCAACCTCCTGGATTCCAAAATCAGAAGTGGCGAGTTCAAACTCATTTTGCCGTATAAAACACCGTTTGTTTTAGGCCATGACGTGGCTGGTGTTGTAACCAAAGTTGGAGCCCGTGTGCAACAATTTAAAGTTGGAGACGAGGTTTATGCACGACCGGCAGATCATCGGATTGGAACGTTTGCAGATTTCATTGCTGTTAAGGAAGCCGATGTGGCGCTTAAGCCGAAAAAACTGAGCATGGAAGAAGCCGCATCTATCCCTCTGGTGGGCCTGACGGCCTGGCAGGCACTGATCGAAAAAGGGAAATTGAAGAAAGGGCAAAAAGTATTCATCCAAGCCGGCTCAGGTGGTGTAGGCACATTTGCCATTCAACTGGCGAAATACTTGGGCGCTGCCGTAGCTACCACTACCAGTGCAGCCAACATGGAGTTAGTAAAAAGCCTCGGCGCAGATGTTGTTATTGACTATAAGAAAGATGACTTTGAGAAAGTACTACATGGTTACGATCTGGTTTTGAATAGTCAGGATGGGAAGACACTCGAAAAATCGCTGCGCGTGTTAAAACCGGGTGGAAAACTCATCTCGATCTCCGGCCCGCCTGATCCGGATTTTGCAAAAGAAACCGGAGCTCCATGGTTCGTGAAATTAATCATACGCCTTTTAAGCTTTGGAGTAAGGAAAAAAGCAAAAAGGCTTAATGTGGGCTTTTCATTCCTATTTATGAAGGCAAACGGAGATCAGTTAACAAAGATCACCTCCCTTATAAATTCCGGTACTATCATACCGGTTATAGACAAAGTTTTCCCGTTCGAATCGATCAAGGAAGCGATAAACTATGTTGAAAGTGGTCGGGCCAAAGGGAAAGTCGTTGTTAAAATTAAATAA
- a CDS encoding SDR family oxidoreductase, whose translation MELKGKKVLITGGASGIGLEAAKQFLANGASVIITGRNQEKLDEARKLYPAITAIKSDVSDAGDAQKLFKQVQQLGGIDILYNNAGVLTNPINLGTANGQHFEDAAYEINVNYLAVIRLNNLFIDMLKSRAEGAIINTTSLLSYVPSLLEATYAASKVALQFYTKALRKHLQILDSSVKVFELLPPLVATEMTTDMNGKKMTTADMVKGFIAGLQNDQLTIRIGDTKTVYILNRLFPKLTFNLANPKKSYKVIAS comes from the coding sequence ATGGAATTAAAAGGAAAAAAGGTATTGATCACAGGTGGTGCATCAGGTATCGGGCTGGAAGCAGCAAAACAATTTTTAGCCAATGGAGCCAGCGTGATCATCACCGGCAGAAACCAGGAAAAATTAGATGAAGCCAGGAAGCTGTATCCGGCAATTACGGCCATTAAAAGTGATGTATCAGACGCAGGTGACGCGCAAAAGCTTTTCAAACAGGTACAGCAACTGGGCGGTATAGATATTTTATACAATAACGCGGGGGTGCTGACTAACCCGATTAACCTCGGTACAGCAAACGGTCAGCATTTTGAAGATGCGGCGTACGAAATAAACGTCAATTACCTGGCAGTGATTCGGCTTAACAATTTGTTTATCGATATGCTGAAATCAAGGGCGGAAGGCGCGATCATCAACACCACTTCATTACTCAGTTATGTTCCGTCATTACTTGAAGCCACCTACGCCGCATCCAAAGTAGCCTTGCAGTTTTACACCAAAGCGCTCAGAAAGCACCTGCAAATTTTGGATAGCAGCGTAAAGGTTTTTGAACTTTTACCTCCGCTTGTTGCCACAGAAATGACGACTGATATGAACGGCAAAAAAATGACCACGGCAGATATGGTGAAAGGCTTTATTGCAGGCCTTCAAAACGATCAGCTTACTATCCGTATAGGCGATACCAAAACAGTGTATATATTGAACCGGCTTTTTCCGAAACTGACTTTTAATTTGGCTAATCCTAAGAAAAGTTACAAAGTAATAGCCTCGTAA
- a CDS encoding SDR family NAD(P)-dependent oxidoreductase, with protein MKPAILVTGASSGIGLLVASKLHENGYQVIGTSRDPQKHQARLPFKLLPLDLNDDHSIASFGRQLFSQIKTLDVLINNAGYLVNGLAEETPIELGKQQFETNFWGTIKLTNELLPYFRRQKHGKIITLGSLLGLVSLPNTAYYSASKHALEGYFKALRFELNQFNIKVVMVEPISFKTNIGESATVAKGTIADYDQFRQRVLAYTKTAFDKAPEPTPVIATLLRAVKEKNPTFGYPVGKGSSMVLLLQHFAYKFFEKSILKSINASK; from the coding sequence ATGAAACCAGCAATTTTAGTTACAGGAGCCTCATCGGGCATTGGGCTGCTTGTTGCCAGCAAGCTACACGAAAATGGCTATCAGGTAATCGGCACAAGCCGGGATCCCCAAAAACACCAGGCAAGATTGCCATTTAAGTTACTGCCGTTGGATCTGAATGACGACCATTCCATAGCATCTTTTGGCAGGCAGCTGTTCAGCCAAATCAAAACTTTAGATGTGCTGATCAACAACGCGGGTTACTTGGTAAACGGCCTTGCAGAAGAAACTCCTATTGAATTAGGCAAGCAGCAGTTTGAGACCAACTTTTGGGGAACCATCAAATTAACAAACGAGTTGCTGCCGTACTTCAGAAGGCAAAAACATGGAAAAATAATTACACTTGGCTCCCTGCTGGGTTTAGTGAGCCTTCCAAATACTGCCTACTATTCGGCTTCAAAACATGCCCTTGAAGGTTATTTTAAGGCACTTCGGTTTGAGTTGAACCAGTTTAACATCAAGGTGGTTATGGTTGAGCCGATCAGTTTTAAAACCAATATCGGCGAAAGTGCAACTGTAGCGAAAGGCACAATTGCAGACTATGATCAGTTCCGGCAACGGGTTCTAGCGTATACCAAAACTGCATTTGATAAGGCACCCGAACCCACGCCCGTTATCGCTACTTTATTGCGGGCAGTGAAGGAAAAAAATCCAACATTTGGTTACCCTGTCGGAAAAGGATCATCGATGGTACTCCTGCTTCAGCATTTCGCCTATAAGTTTTTCGAGAAATCCATTCTGAAATCGATTAACGCTTCAAAATAG
- a CDS encoding alkene reductase, with protein sequence MNDQIIFEPYNLNGLLLSNRMVMAPMTRSRSANPGNVATELTALYYQQRASAGLIITEGTYVSRDAVGYLNVPGIYTEQQVEGWKLVTDAVHRQGGKIFAQLWHVGRLSHPDLLDGELPLAPSALNPLAQAFTPEGFKDTVDAREMTLGQIKKTINDFKQAAANAVEAGFDGVELHAANGYLLHQFFNLYSNKRRDQYGGAIKNRARILFDILDELYTVIDIRKVGVRLNPSLHGIQGMMLDEETMAVHDYIVAKLNEYDLAYLHLTEPFTDVSGNLWAIEEVAKHYRPLYDGTIIINRGFNKATASQVLNDGNADLVSFGVPFIANPDLVERFKADAPLNQPDPSTFYTPGEKGYTDYPVMAEQ encoded by the coding sequence ATGAATGACCAAATAATTTTCGAGCCATATAATTTAAATGGCCTTTTACTAAGCAATCGCATGGTGATGGCACCGATGACCCGCAGCCGTTCAGCTAATCCGGGTAATGTGGCTACAGAACTGACGGCACTCTATTATCAGCAGCGCGCTTCGGCCGGTCTGATCATTACCGAAGGAACCTACGTCAGCCGTGACGCTGTCGGGTACCTTAATGTTCCCGGAATCTATACAGAACAACAGGTTGAAGGCTGGAAACTGGTTACAGATGCAGTACATCGGCAGGGTGGGAAGATTTTCGCCCAATTATGGCATGTGGGACGATTATCGCACCCCGACCTGCTTGACGGCGAACTTCCGCTGGCGCCTTCAGCGTTAAATCCTCTGGCCCAGGCATTCACGCCCGAAGGTTTTAAAGATACCGTAGATGCCAGGGAGATGACACTCGGGCAAATCAAAAAGACCATTAATGATTTTAAACAGGCTGCAGCAAACGCGGTGGAAGCGGGTTTCGACGGTGTTGAACTGCATGCAGCCAATGGTTATCTGCTGCACCAGTTTTTCAATCTTTATTCCAATAAACGCCGGGATCAGTACGGCGGTGCCATCAAGAACCGCGCGCGCATATTATTCGACATCCTGGATGAACTGTATACGGTAATCGACATCAGGAAAGTAGGCGTAAGATTAAACCCTTCTCTTCACGGTATCCAGGGTATGATGCTCGACGAGGAAACCATGGCTGTGCACGATTACATCGTTGCCAAATTGAATGAATACGACCTGGCTTACCTCCACCTGACCGAGCCCTTTACCGATGTATCGGGCAATCTCTGGGCTATTGAGGAAGTTGCCAAACATTACCGCCCGCTTTATGACGGCACAATAATTATTAACCGCGGATTTAATAAGGCCACTGCAAGCCAGGTATTGAATGATGGTAATGCCGACCTGGTATCGTTCGGTGTTCCTTTTATTGCCAACCCTGATCTTGTTGAGCGATTTAAAGCAGACGCGCCGCTCAATCAGCCAGATCCATCCACCTTCTATACACCCGGAGAAAAAGGCTATACTGATTATCCGGTCATGGCCGAACAATAA
- a CDS encoding TetR/AcrR family transcriptional regulator — protein sequence MITKAERTKQFILETAAPIFNQKGISGANIDDVLAATKLTKGCLYGHFEGKEDLALQVVDHMLDTNGEKMLLTISRGKTAKAKVFAFLDFYKDPLNTYLKGGCPVFNIAVESDDNFPAIKEKIAGVIRHGQELFVSILNQGIAGGEFSDKLDPAVYAFKAVSAVEGAVVMCRAMNTAKPMAGLLRSLKAELESYAI from the coding sequence ATGATTACTAAAGCCGAAAGAACAAAGCAATTTATCCTGGAAACAGCAGCTCCTATCTTTAATCAGAAAGGGATATCCGGTGCTAATATAGACGACGTGCTTGCTGCCACGAAACTGACTAAAGGATGTCTTTACGGCCATTTTGAAGGCAAGGAAGACCTGGCCCTGCAGGTTGTTGACCACATGTTGGATACTAACGGCGAAAAAATGTTGCTGACCATCAGCAGGGGTAAAACAGCGAAGGCTAAAGTATTTGCCTTTCTCGATTTTTATAAAGATCCTTTGAATACTTACCTTAAAGGCGGATGTCCTGTATTTAACATTGCCGTGGAATCTGATGATAACTTTCCGGCCATTAAAGAAAAGATAGCCGGTGTTATTCGCCATGGCCAGGAATTGTTTGTTAGTATTTTAAATCAGGGCATTGCCGGAGGTGAATTTTCTGATAAACTTGATCCTGCTGTCTATGCGTTCAAAGCGGTGTCTGCGGTTGAAGGTGCCGTTGTGATGTGCAGGGCGATGAATACAGCAAAACCGATGGCCGGTTTGCTCAGGAGCCTGAAGGCGGAGTTAGAAAGTTATGCGATATAA
- a CDS encoding TetR/AcrR family transcriptional regulator, whose product MEKKRKRLIDTAIELFINHGIISVTMDELAKTAGMSKKTVYQCFANKGILVEAVVDELIGQSKNIISLNTNASDDPVQELVLQQGLFKHLIALRYLFNDMMLKRYPRAMKAFHEFKINHLKMVIESNLSDGIAMGLYRQGLDVPGTAGIYISVADFYLFNNTVRTPADIFEALQLFINGIITNDGRRLLSDHNKVKANGSVL is encoded by the coding sequence ATGGAAAAAAAGAGAAAACGTCTCATTGATACTGCTATTGAGCTTTTTATCAACCATGGTATCATCAGCGTAACGATGGATGAACTGGCGAAGACTGCCGGTATGTCGAAGAAAACCGTCTACCAATGTTTTGCCAATAAAGGAATCCTTGTGGAAGCCGTTGTTGACGAGCTGATAGGACAATCTAAAAATATCATCAGCTTAAATACCAACGCGTCAGATGACCCGGTACAGGAGTTGGTTCTTCAACAAGGGCTTTTTAAACATTTGATCGCCTTAAGGTACCTTTTTAACGACATGATGTTAAAAAGGTACCCGAGGGCTATGAAAGCGTTCCATGAATTCAAAATCAATCACCTCAAGATGGTTATTGAATCAAATTTATCTGATGGCATTGCAATGGGATTGTACCGGCAGGGTTTGGATGTACCTGGCACGGCAGGTATCTATATATCGGTAGCAGACTTTTATCTATTTAATAACACCGTAAGGACCCCGGCTGACATATTTGAAGCGCTCCAGCTATTTATAAACGGAATAATTACCAATGACGGACGTCGTCTTCTCTCGGACCATAATAAAGTAAAAGCAAACGGCTCTGTTTTATAA
- a CDS encoding TolC family protein, which translates to MKTFLLSIFTFTCLQAGGQQHILSLQESKRAAIAYSYALKNGELRINSAKTDVAAAKSDYLPSVSATGLGLFGFKDFVSAAPPLLEKGINNFYLFGVTGTESLYAGGKIKTGNQLAALQLQVSQIRKKQSVDSVILLTEQKYWNLVNIQEQQKTILVNEALLNAVLKTQKDMLASGLIARNDLLKVKVQLSQLLVNKSKLQNGRRVALLDFSMYTGIAFDSLMVMQDTLNKNSTPVLPALQPDTNLDRNANYQLLTKRVAGEKLQTRLAGADNLPSLAVGLSASQTGSINSGIGSNFAPASFVTLSIPISGGLWGRGKQKMQKQRINEQIAQNDFRDGQNQLRVGIIRYWYDIQDQLTQISYAKDNLEQATENLKVNQDNYKAGLATISEVLDAQAAYQQASSTVATAFADFYVRSAVYNYVTAKTENQP; encoded by the coding sequence ATGAAAACATTCCTATTATCAATATTCACTTTTACATGTCTGCAGGCTGGTGGCCAGCAGCATATCCTATCCTTACAGGAAAGCAAGCGGGCCGCCATTGCCTACAGTTACGCTTTAAAAAATGGTGAGCTGAGGATAAATTCAGCAAAAACAGATGTAGCCGCAGCTAAGTCTGATTATCTCCCTTCGGTTAGCGCAACAGGGCTGGGTTTATTCGGGTTCAAAGATTTCGTATCCGCGGCGCCGCCATTATTAGAAAAAGGCATCAATAACTTTTATCTGTTCGGCGTAACCGGCACAGAATCCCTTTATGCCGGCGGTAAAATTAAAACGGGTAACCAGTTAGCGGCATTGCAGCTACAGGTCAGCCAGATCAGGAAAAAACAATCAGTTGATTCTGTGATACTGCTTACCGAGCAAAAATACTGGAACCTGGTAAACATACAGGAACAGCAGAAGACCATACTGGTAAATGAAGCATTGCTTAACGCCGTACTGAAGACGCAAAAAGACATGCTGGCTTCAGGTCTGATTGCCCGGAATGATCTGCTCAAAGTAAAAGTTCAGCTTAGCCAGTTGCTGGTTAACAAAAGCAAGCTGCAGAACGGCCGCCGGGTGGCCCTGCTGGATTTTTCTATGTATACCGGTATTGCCTTTGATTCGCTCATGGTGATGCAGGACACACTTAATAAAAACAGTACCCCGGTATTACCCGCCTTGCAGCCCGACACCAACCTGGACCGTAATGCCAATTACCAGTTGTTAACCAAGCGTGTAGCAGGTGAAAAACTACAGACCCGGTTAGCAGGGGCCGACAATTTGCCAAGCCTGGCAGTCGGTTTGAGCGCATCGCAGACCGGATCGATCAACAGTGGGATCGGGAGCAACTTTGCACCGGCCAGTTTTGTTACCCTGAGTATTCCCATCTCCGGCGGTTTATGGGGCCGGGGTAAGCAAAAGATGCAGAAGCAAAGGATCAACGAGCAAATAGCTCAAAACGATTTCCGCGACGGACAAAACCAGCTGAGAGTAGGCATTATACGCTATTGGTACGATATACAGGACCAGCTTACACAAATCAGCTATGCAAAAGACAACCTGGAACAGGCTACCGAAAATCTGAAAGTTAACCAGGATAATTACAAGGCAGGGTTAGCTACCATTTCTGAGGTGCTGGATGCCCAGGCTGCTTACCAGCAGGCCTCAAGCACCGTTGCTACGGCATTTGCTGATTTTTATGTAAGGTCAGCGGTATATAATTACGTTACTGCGAAAACCGAAAATCAACCCTGA
- a CDS encoding efflux RND transporter permease subunit: protein MKKKGNLIEWAMEYHVFPLALSAIFFILGITALFNMPRNEFPDFTIRQGLIIGQYPGASSKQVEEQLTKKVEEYLFSNNEVNKKKTYSYSRDGVMYVFVEVADNLNAIQTKAFWNKIKNGMLILQSQLPKEVKGFYIDSEFGNTSAMLMAVESKTRPYKELLRNVEDIEAELRQVQDVAKISHTGNLNEQITVYVDNNKLLQKGVSVNNIMQILQNEGAINSTGKEEGEVVDQPIHLSTFYKTEAELAEQIIRQDASGNSVRLRDVATLKREYDEPDSYVTSNGTKSIVISLEMITGKNIVQFGKELEERIDKVSKHLPSDIQLVKLADQPQVVDDSISHFMKEFAFALIGVVCVALLLLPFRVAAVAAATIPITIAATLAIMYMVGIELDTVTLAALIVVLGIVVDDPIVVIDNHVEKLDHGMSVWEAAKSSAQELFPSVFTATLAISATFVPLAFFMTGVSKDFIRLFPVTIMIALTLSLIISMLLVPFFNTIFIKKGLLHGKDDKKRSFLDRLQDFFNSHIGNSMKHYKLTVFFGIMAVVVGIAIMGVLPQQLFPKVERNQFAMEIYLPSGYNLSQTDSVVKGMERILKQDKRIVTYTSFIGSSSPRFHSVYAPNLPAKNYAQILIKTESEEATAEVIVDYQHKYSNLFPSAYVRMKQLNMINALAPIEVRISGNDISALKQVAGQVLAIGKTHKQVTWARTDYNEMQPTLQVDVKTAEAARLGLSKGDIANAVSMHSEGITATQVWENTYPVDVKIKSPKAARSSLSDLRDLNIVSPQTKSVIPLRQVADVNSAWEDGQITRRNSVRTLTVRMDVSQDAVANSVLLDLQPAIEKIKLPQGVEIRYGGEFELQGENQGPMGIALGVSIILIFLILLWHFKHLKHALLSITTMPLSILGASFGLLVAGYPFGFTSFLGLLALCGIVVRNGIILIDFAEELRKHEGKSVFEAAMLSAERRMRPIFLTSSAAAVGVIPMVVSRSSLWGPLGTVICFGLLVSMLLTLFVLPTLYWLFFRKEDQNKPVSTTPEPVTA from the coding sequence ATGAAAAAGAAAGGTAATTTAATTGAATGGGCAATGGAATACCATGTATTTCCGCTTGCCCTGTCTGCTATATTTTTTATACTCGGTATCACAGCCCTTTTCAACATGCCGCGAAACGAATTTCCTGATTTTACCATTAGGCAGGGGTTGATCATTGGGCAATACCCTGGGGCTTCATCAAAACAGGTAGAAGAGCAACTGACTAAAAAAGTAGAAGAATACTTATTCAGCAACAACGAGGTCAACAAGAAAAAAACCTACTCCTATTCACGTGATGGCGTAATGTATGTGTTTGTTGAGGTCGCTGACAATTTAAATGCTATCCAGACCAAAGCATTCTGGAATAAAATCAAAAACGGCATGCTCATTTTGCAGAGCCAGTTACCCAAAGAGGTTAAGGGTTTTTATATCGACAGTGAGTTTGGCAACACATCAGCCATGCTGATGGCTGTTGAATCGAAAACCAGGCCGTATAAGGAGCTACTCCGTAACGTCGAAGATATCGAGGCCGAACTCAGGCAAGTGCAGGATGTCGCCAAGATCTCGCACACCGGGAACCTGAATGAGCAGATTACAGTTTATGTGGACAACAATAAGCTGCTGCAAAAAGGCGTATCTGTGAACAATATTATGCAGATACTGCAAAATGAAGGCGCAATAAATTCCACCGGTAAGGAAGAAGGTGAAGTGGTTGATCAGCCTATCCACCTCAGTACGTTCTATAAAACGGAAGCAGAACTGGCAGAACAGATCATCAGGCAGGATGCCAGCGGCAATTCGGTACGCCTGCGCGATGTGGCTACGCTGAAACGGGAATACGACGAGCCCGACAGTTATGTCACCTCAAACGGCACCAAATCAATCGTGATATCGCTGGAGATGATCACCGGTAAAAACATTGTGCAGTTTGGTAAAGAACTGGAGGAACGTATCGACAAGGTGAGCAAGCATCTGCCATCGGATATCCAGCTGGTTAAACTGGCAGATCAACCACAGGTTGTGGATGATTCGATCAGCCACTTTATGAAGGAGTTTGCTTTCGCGCTTATCGGCGTGGTATGCGTTGCCTTGCTTTTGCTGCCCTTTCGGGTTGCAGCTGTTGCAGCAGCCACCATACCTATTACCATAGCAGCAACGCTGGCCATTATGTATATGGTTGGTATAGAACTCGACACGGTAACACTCGCGGCCTTAATTGTGGTACTGGGGATTGTGGTAGATGACCCGATTGTGGTGATTGATAACCATGTGGAAAAGCTGGATCATGGCATGTCGGTTTGGGAAGCTGCAAAAAGCAGCGCGCAGGAATTGTTCCCTTCCGTATTCACAGCTACGCTGGCCATATCAGCCACTTTCGTTCCGCTGGCTTTTTTCATGACCGGCGTATCCAAAGATTTTATCAGGCTTTTCCCGGTAACTATCATGATCGCGCTCACCTTATCACTGATCATCTCCATGTTGCTGGTGCCGTTTTTCAATACCATCTTTATCAAAAAAGGTTTATTGCATGGCAAGGATGATAAAAAAAGGTCATTTCTGGACCGGCTGCAGGATTTCTTCAACAGCCATATCGGTAACTCCATGAAACACTACAAGCTGACCGTGTTTTTTGGCATCATGGCGGTGGTCGTCGGGATTGCTATTATGGGGGTGTTGCCCCAGCAGTTGTTTCCTAAAGTGGAACGTAACCAGTTCGCGATGGAAATCTATCTTCCTTCAGGGTATAACCTGTCACAAACCGACAGCGTTGTCAAAGGCATGGAGCGGATATTAAAGCAGGACAAACGCATCGTTACGTATACCAGCTTCATTGGCAGCAGTTCGCCGCGTTTTCACTCCGTATATGCCCCTAATCTTCCGGCAAAGAATTATGCACAAATATTGATTAAAACAGAATCTGAGGAGGCTACCGCCGAGGTTATTGTGGATTATCAGCACAAGTACAGTAACCTGTTTCCGTCTGCCTATGTCCGTATGAAACAATTGAATATGATCAATGCGCTTGCGCCGATTGAGGTCAGGATCAGCGGAAACGACATCTCGGCCCTGAAACAAGTTGCAGGGCAGGTTTTAGCCATTGGCAAAACCCATAAACAGGTGACCTGGGCCAGAACAGATTACAATGAAATGCAGCCAACCCTGCAGGTTGATGTAAAAACCGCAGAAGCGGCGCGGCTCGGGCTGAGCAAAGGCGATATTGCCAATGCGGTATCAATGCACTCGGAAGGTATTACCGCTACCCAGGTTTGGGAAAACACGTATCCGGTGGATGTCAAGATCAAATCTCCAAAAGCTGCCAGGAGCAGTTTGTCAGATTTGCGGGACCTCAATATCGTTTCGCCCCAAACAAAATCGGTTATACCGCTAAGGCAGGTGGCCGATGTCAACTCAGCGTGGGAAGATGGCCAAATTACACGCAGGAATAGCGTACGTACACTGACCGTCCGGATGGACGTAAGCCAGGATGCCGTAGCTAACAGTGTTTTATTAGACCTGCAACCTGCCATTGAAAAAATTAAGCTGCCGCAGGGCGTGGAGATCCGTTACGGAGGAGAATTTGAGTTACAGGGCGAAAATCAGGGGCCCATGGGCATTGCTTTAGGTGTAAGTATCATATTGATCTTCCTGATCCTGCTTTGGCACTTTAAGCATCTTAAACATGCACTTTTAAGCATAACCACGATGCCGTTAAGTATACTCGGCGCCTCATTCGGCCTGCTGGTTGCGGGATATCCGTTTGGATTTACTTCATTTCTTGGCTTGCTTGCCCTTTGCGGTATTGTGGTTCGTAACGGCATCATCCTGATAGACTTTGCCGAGGAATTGCGGAAACACGAGGGTAAATCTGTATTCGAAGCCGCAATGCTATCCGCAGAACGCCGGATGCGGCCGATTTTTTTAACCTCCTCTGCCGCAGCCGTCGGTGTAATACCGATGGTGGTCAGCAGGTCTTCGCTTTGGGGCCCGCTTGGTACCGTGATCTGCTTCGGTTTGCTGGTTTCCATGCTACTGACCCTGTTCGTATTACCAACGCTGTACTGGCTGTTCTTTCGTAAGGAGGATCAAAATAAGCCGGTAAGCACAACACCGGAACCTGTAACCGCATAA